Proteins co-encoded in one Arachis hypogaea cultivar Tifrunner chromosome 11, arahy.Tifrunner.gnm2.J5K5, whole genome shotgun sequence genomic window:
- the LOC140176062 gene encoding uncharacterized protein yields the protein MLAIATPEQKHAFDKIVTAVYCDEGYFFFVYGHGSTGKTFLWSLMSAKIHSRGDIVLNVASSGITSLLLSNRRMAHSRILILLNITENSVCNIKPGFPKAMLLLKAKFIIWDEAPMVSRYCYEALDKCLSDIMRFYPIYNKDLPFGGKVVVLGRDFRQIFPVILRGSRKDIVHSIVNLSYLWKFCQVLKLTKNMRLSVGTTTSDQDETEQFGE from the coding sequence ATGTTAGCCATCGCAACACCTGAGCAGAAACATGCATTCGATAAAATTGTTACAGCTGTGTATTGTGATGAAGGATATTTTTTCTTTGTGTATGGTCATGGAAGTACTGGAAAAACATTTCTCTGGAGCCTTATGTCTGCTAAGATTCACTCAAGGGGTGATATTGTGTTAAACGTTGCTTCAAGTGGTATTACATCTTTACTTCTTTCCAATAGAAGAATGGCACACTCAAGGATCCTAATACTGCTGAATATAACTGAGAATTCTGTATGTAACATCAAACCTGGTTTTCCTAAAGCAATGCTGCTGTTAAAAGCCAAATTTATAATTTGGGATGAGGCTCCAATGGTTAGTAGGTACTGCTATGAAGCGCTTGATAAATGCTTGAGTGATATCATGAGGTTTTATCCAATATATAACAAAGATTTGCCctttggaggaaaagtggttgTACTAGGTAGAGACTTTAGACAAATCTTTCCTGTCATTCTACGAGGATCGAGAAAAGATATTGTTCATTCAATCGTTAATTTGTCTTACCTTTGGAAGTTTTGTCAGGtgctcaaactaacaaaaaatatgagACTCTCTGTAGGAACAACTACTTCAGATCAAGATGAGACAGAGCAATTTGGTGAGTAG